The following are encoded together in the Nocardioides okcheonensis genome:
- a CDS encoding tetratricopeptide repeat protein → MAEDRRGQRPSRGGASGGRGGASGSGRSGSSRGAQGGGRSSDSRGDSRSDSRGGAGRTGGPKGSSSRGGYQGGKPAGGGKPAGGKPAGKGGGSGRRPVGSQDRAFRPRSEERPRTTEQSVYDGPDLPEDVTGAELDRGVRAQLKGLPEKLAARVARHLAAAGLLIDEDPETAYQHTLAARARASRLAVVREATGEAAYAAGHYAEALAELRAAKRMNGATDYLPIMADCHRALGNPEQAIKLAKSPSVANFIPEAKAEMTLVEAGARRDMGQLDAALRTLELAPLMSKSRSSWVVRLRYAYADTLEAAGREADALAWFHRTHAIDSEQLTDAAERAELLERRQA, encoded by the coding sequence GTGGCCGAGGACCGTCGAGGACAGAGACCGTCTCGTGGTGGAGCGAGCGGCGGGCGCGGTGGCGCGTCCGGATCGGGCCGGAGCGGCTCCTCGAGGGGCGCCCAGGGCGGCGGCCGCAGCAGCGACTCCCGTGGCGACTCCCGCAGCGACTCCCGGGGTGGCGCCGGCCGGACCGGTGGCCCGAAGGGGTCCTCGTCGCGCGGCGGTTACCAGGGCGGCAAGCCCGCGGGTGGTGGCAAGCCGGCCGGCGGCAAGCCCGCCGGCAAGGGAGGCGGCAGCGGCCGGCGTCCCGTCGGCTCGCAGGACCGTGCGTTCCGACCGCGCTCCGAGGAGCGGCCGCGCACGACCGAGCAGTCGGTCTACGACGGCCCCGACCTGCCCGAGGACGTCACCGGCGCCGAGCTCGACCGGGGCGTGCGGGCGCAGCTGAAGGGTCTGCCCGAGAAGCTGGCTGCGCGGGTCGCGCGGCACCTCGCCGCCGCCGGGCTGCTGATCGACGAGGACCCGGAGACGGCCTACCAGCACACCCTCGCGGCTCGCGCGCGCGCCTCGCGCCTCGCGGTCGTGCGGGAGGCGACGGGGGAGGCGGCCTACGCCGCGGGCCACTACGCCGAGGCCCTCGCGGAGCTCCGAGCCGCCAAGCGCATGAACGGCGCCACCGACTACCTCCCGATCATGGCCGACTGCCACCGCGCCCTCGGCAACCCCGAGCAGGCCATCAAGCTGGCGAAGAGCCCGTCGGTCGCGAACTTCATCCCCGAGGCGAAGGCGGAGATGACGCTCGTCGAGGCCGGCGCCCGTCGCGACATGGGCCAGCTCGACGCCGCCCTGCGCACCCTGGAGCTCGCGCCGCTGATGTCCAAGAGCCGTTCGTCCTGGGTGGTCCGGCTGCGCTACGCGTACGCGGACACCCTCGAGGCCGCGGGCCGCGAGGCCGACGCGCTCGCCTGGTTCCACCGCACCCACGCGATCGACAGCGAGCAGCTGACCGA